One segment of Solanum lycopersicum chromosome 1, SLM_r2.1 DNA contains the following:
- the LOC138342096 gene encoding uncharacterized protein, with amino-acid sequence MTVANNIESIIPQTESVREYLKFVEERFRSTDKSLAGTLMAELTIMKFDSSSSMKNHIIEMTNITARLSTLGMEVDDTFLVQFILNSLPLEYGRFQMNHNTIKDKWDVSELFSMLTQEE; translated from the coding sequence ATGACTGTTGCTAACAACATTGAAAGTATTATTCCACAAACAGAAAGTGTCAGGGAATACCTGAAGTTTGTGGAAGAACGTTTTCGTTCTACTGATAAGTCTCTCGCTGGTACACTAATGGCTGAACTCACAATCATGAAATTTGATAGTTCGAGTAGTATGAAAAATCATATCATCGAGATGACTAACATTACAGCAAGACTTTCGACCTTGGGGATGGAAGTGGATGACACTTTCTTGGTTCAGTTTATCCTGAACTCATTGCCTCTTGAGTATGGACGATTTCAAATGAACCATAACACTATTAAGGATAAGTGGGATGTTAGTGAATTGTTTAGTATGCTTACTCAAGAGGAGTAA